TGATGTCTCTTATGATGTTGATCTCATGGGAAATTTGGAACGAGAGGAATGCACGCGTCTTCCGTAACACCGCGGTGCCGGTTGGGGTTCTTGTTGCAAGAATCAAAGATGTTTCAAAGTGTTGGTGCCTTGCAGGGGCCAAATATTTGAGTACTGTAGTGCCGCGAGAGTGATGTCTTTGTAATTCGGCCTTTGGCTAAAAACTCTaaaccttcttcttaatcaatgaaagtggcaaatcttttgcccagtttcaaaaaaaaatgcaCCCCTTTAGTATATGCATGTATGCCAGCCCACTCATCTGTATCAAATGATTATATCAAAGTGAGTGGGCATGAGACATTGGGCCAGACTTAACTGAGGCTGCACTGCATCAGTTCCTGCTCCTCTGGTCAAGAGTAGTGACTGTGCAGCTGGATACGGGCACGCCGGACTCGGTTAACTGGGCGTGGGAGAAGGACGGCATGTTCTCGGCACGCTCGGCGTATGCGGCAAGGTTTGCGGGGCTAGAGGTGGCGCCTACAGCTGCATTTACATGGGGATCGAGAGCACCACTGCCATGCCGATTCTTTGGGTGGCTTGCTCTCAAGAATCGGTGTTGGACTTCCGACAGACTCGCCAACCGTGAGCTACCCCATCAGGATGCGTGCCCTTTCTGCAACCAGCAAGAGGAAACAATGAGTCATCTTATGGTGAGCTGCACCCTCTCAAAAGAAGTGTGGCACCGGATGAGTGTGGCCACTGATCGGCCGGAGCTGGAGCCTTGCGCCAACGACACCCTCGGATCATGGTGCTTAAGGCAAGAGCAGCGACGAGACCAACGGCAGACCATGAGAGCCTTGTGCGTGCTGGGCATGTGGGTGATATGGACGCACCGGAACGATATCTTCTTCAACGGTGCAAGCCCCTCCACAGTGTAGGTACTCAGGCGGATCGAGAGGGAAGGAAGGACGTGGAGGCAAGCAGGGCTTTTGAAAGGGGACTTGGATGGAGTATTTGCGGGACTAGCAGGGGTGGGGTTCGGTGAGTAGTCGACTCATGTAACTACTCCATGTGGAGGCGGATGTAAGAGCCGTGTAAATACCATTGTATCACTGTGGATGAAAAGTTTTTCCCCTCTTCTTTATAAaatgatacgcacactcgtgcgtattcgagaaaaaaatcaACATAGGCCACACACACACCTCATCTCTTCATCGATCTCTCTCCTCACATGCATGCATGGCATGAATATGACAGCCCACTCTCTTCTCTCTCACACAACAAAACATCTCTTTTGTTCCTCCTTGGATATTATAAAAATTATATCCTTTTCAATTAAAATGTTGATTCTGATTATCTTTTTTATATCTGAACTCGTAGCGTCAAACCTTTTCAACAAGACCTATCTTGGATATATTTTAAACATGTTTGAATTTCGAAGTTTTAATTCACTTATTCACCCAATCTATTTCAATGTGTGAATCTGCTTATTTTAGTGTGTcgtgacgataattgtgagaattaatttttttttgaaatgattGAAATCTGTTTTTCTCAAATGAGTGAAATGTGTGGACTTATTTTCTTTAAATGAGTGAAACCagttttttgaaatgagtgaaagtagtttttgaaatgagtgaaacatGTTTTTTTGGACCGAGTGAAATTATTTTCTGAATTGACAGAAATCAGAGTTTGAAATAAGTGGATTCAGTCATTGAAATGGGTGGGCTCTAAAATAAGTGAAATTAGAGTTTTAAAATAATGAAATAATTTGGAATACCATAATCGATTTTCGAAACGAGTGAAAAATAACTGATTTCATTCATTTGAAAAAATTAGTTTCACTCATCTCAAAGCTGATTCAAACATTAAAGCCCACTTTCACTAACCTAAAAAGCAAATTAATTTAATTGAAATCactaatttcactcatttcaaacaCCAAGTTTGACTCATTCAAAAAGAGCAAATTTCAGTCTTCAAAAAAATATTCCACTCTTTTCAATAACTGATTTCACTAATTACAAAAATGAATTTTGTTCATTTCAAAACAAAATGATTTCACTCAAGTTCAAATATCTGGAACTAATTTGAACCCTTCTGAGAGATAATATTCGATTATTTAAAAAACATTTTAAGTGATATCAGTTCTTCATGCGCATTTCACACATTGATTGATTTGTTTCAAACTTTTGAACCAATAATTTTATTACAACTTGTTTTGAATACAAGTGAAACAATAAAATTTGTGAAATTGATTTTAAGTACGATTGAAATAGTAAGATGAAAACTAGTTCAAATCTATCCATGATTCACCTTGTTGTGAAGATCTTCTCGCTACGAATTCAAATATATAAAATaatcaaaaaatatttttgtttcaAAAGATATCTATCATCCAAAATTTCAcaattttttcgataaagggtgcttttattaactcaaaatgtagcatcaagcagaTACAAAGCATGATGAGTAACACCCGGTATCTACATAAagaagatgcacacaaccaaacacCAAAAGTCTGACAAAAAAATGAAAATAACCGAGTCATCCAAAAATTCACAATGAAAGTGAATGTAAGTCTTGATCATGGGAGGTGAGAGAATATTTTGTCATGCATGCAATCGCTTCTTTCCCCCTACTAGACTCTCTCCCTCCTAGTAACAAAAACTGGCAAATGCTACGTGAAACAACTCCACCAATCCCCAAAACAACACCCGGTTGATCTTTCCCAGTTACATAACCAACCGCTAGAAACACCAAATTCCTCTAGCCAAGTAAGAAGAACAATGATGGACTTTCTTGACTCAAGTAGTATTTGCATGGGTCCACTCTTTTGCATTGTGCGCTAGCTAGCCCATGCTGTTCAGGTGGTGCAATCTATTATATGGTCCAGACAGCTCACTTTGTGGCATTTCACAATTGGGACTACTACGTCGCTACATCAATTAGAAGCAGTGTACTCTTGTTGGGACTACACTTCACTGAACTGTACGCCATAGATGAAGCACTTAACCAATGATAGATATCAATGGCCAAATAGAATCCAATCTCTTGCGCCACAGCTGCTTGGATTTGATATGATGTTGGTTAGGAGTGCTGGTAGTTGGTAGTTAATGGTAACCACCACTAAGGCATGCACTAACTGGGAGTATTGTCAAGTGCATCACATGTAGCTGTACCAGCTGCATTAATTCACGCGCATGCATGATATGCATCTCGCCTCCTTTGGTTGATAGTACGTAGATAGATCAAGTGATAATTCCTTGATGAGACACTGCCCACTTAGTTTTGCTGCCTGATTGAGCAgggcacatgcatgcatgcatgcatggattacAACTCAGTGCTGGCCTTTTAGTGGAAATGGCAAAACTTTTAGATCGAGTTTGCTTTTGACTTGGCCATGAAAACGGATTTTCTGACAACCATGAGCATTATTGCCATGCAAGCATATTGTTGTTGTTTCCTTTTAGATTTCTTAGTAAGGCTCAAAATAGGCTTCTTACAGAAGTCAGCTGTCTATTAATTATTGATGAATGATATGAcctatttttaggatttttggaagTGCATTGATAGGATTAATCTGAGGTACGCGATGGATCCACTTAAAAACAAGCAATCGTAGCACGATGACAACGCCGTGATTCGTTAACGAGGTTCGGCAAGTGATATGTTATTAGCTATTCATATTACCTTCTGTCCCTAGTTAGTTTGTTGGTACTGTACTGTTTTTTGGCTATTTTGTTGGAACTTCTGCACCATCGCATTGCCGTGGTTGTATGACTTGCTTTGTCCTACTTAGTTTTATCTAAAGTCAGGCGATAGCCTTCTCCTTTAAAAAAAAGGTATACAGTAGTGACTAGTCTTATTTTTAGCTCGAAAGGGCCGTATGCATGGCAGCTTTCCTTGGCTGCGTTTCTTTTGGCTACCTAGCTTTATCGGCAACGGGCGGCCATGAATGGCCGGCGGCCTCTACCATGCATCGACCGGCTTGGTCGTCACATGAATGGACGCACGCACTCATGCATGCTTGCCCGGTGGTTGCTCCGTCCCTTTCGATCGCTAGCCACTTACCTACACTTGGCTCTGGCCTCTGGCCAACATCCACCGACATGCGTGCATGTGCACCGTCTACTGCGGCGTGCATGCTCACCACGCGGGCGCGCACTCGCCAACAAACAGACGGACCCGTGCTCGCCGGTCCGCCGTCGATCCATCGGTGCATCATCGCTCATGCATGTCCATGTAATGGCTACCGGCCGGCCGGCCAGTCGCCGTCGCCCCGGTGTAGCGCCTGTGCACTGTGGCCACTCTCTCGTGCCCATCAACGGGAGGTCGCCGTCGCCCCGGTGTAGCGACTGTGCGGtgtggccttctctcttttttttttctttttttcttttttgtagaaACAGTGTCCTCAGATGTGACATCGGAGCGTAACTAAACACGTCGTTCGCTCGAATACTATGTTTCTTTCGTCTCATATAATAACAGAAGAGAACGATCTTAGATTCTGACAACGCTCGAACACTATGTTTCTTTTTTTAGGAGAAAATACTATGTTTCTTTcgtctaataataataataataaacgaGAACAATCTTAGATTCTGATAGTGCGGCGCACACGGCTCCAATTTTTGGCGCATGTGATCATTAGTACATTCACTAGTTTTCTTTTGGTTTAGCTAACGACCAATTGTCTTCAAAAAACTGTGATATAGATGCCTTGTCATTTTGAAATGAAAGTAGTAACACTTATGTACATGTCAGTTGATAGTGTAAATGAGTAGTTTTCCCTCCGCCAAAAATTTTAAGGGGCAAAATACCCTCTCTCTTTTTTTAGTCTCAGCCCTCCTCAAAAGAATTTCTTCACAAACTAGTCAAAGTTGGGATGTGACCCGTGCAGGATTGAATCGTTGCTCCGCTAGTAAAAATAAATGTCTTTAGTTTAgtacatttttttttattttggaaCAAAGGAAGTACTAAAGTTGTACTACTTTCTCCGTCCTAAAATATGcgtttttgggacggagggagttgtATCGATGAGGAGATTCTGTGTGGACAGGTATCGACCAGGCCGTAGGTGTATAATTGTACTCCCCCGTTACAAAATATAAGCATGTACTCTTGTTAAATTTAATGATGTTCCGCGCAAAGATAAAACTTAACGATGTCGACTTGATATGTACGTACCCGAGAGAATGACGAGGTCCTTAACGTCGAGGCCCTTGCTGGCGAATTTGGCCTCGAGGGTGGTGAAGTTATCCGACGGCGAGGGTATGTTGGACAGCGCCTCCGACGCGCTCGACACCACGCCGTCGCGCCGCCCGAGCTGCACGTCCCACAGGTCACGACCGAACTGCATATGCATGCAGCGCACGCGCGTCAACTCTTGCATATTCCATTTTGTTATTCAGCCGTACATGCATGCATACATTGTACTACTTTAATTGACTGGTGCAAGCACGATCGACTGGCCGACCTGGAAGGAGATGGCGTCCCTCGCAGCGAGCGCGAcgatgtcggcgcaggagacgacgcCGGGGCAGACGGCCTCCAGCACGGCCTTGGCGGTGTCGATGACGTCGAAGCCGCCCAGCGACCCGTTCGGCCCAGCGTCCTTCTCCGCGGTGTTGCCCGCCGTCGAGTCGATCAGCAGCGACGCGTCGCACCCCTACGTACACGAATCAGCACGGCGTCCGTCAACCATGCATGCGCGCGTGCGTGAACGCTACCGGTTGTCACGTGCGTACGTACCCTGACGAAACAGTCGTGGAAGAAGAGGCGGAGCAGCCTCGCGGGCAgcgcggcggggtcggcggcgacgcGGGCCAGCACGATGTCGcgcaccaccgcctccgccgccgggcAGCTAGGCCTGTAGAAGTGCGCCTTCAGCAGCgccgcctcgcctccgccggccAGCGCGCCGACCAGCACGGCCAACAGGAGCAGCGGCGACGGCGCTGGTCTGGCCATCGAGCTAGCTCTAGCTAAGCCGGCGTACGTAGGATGACGCGAGAGAGCGATGGATAGCGATCGGCAGGTGAGAATAATGGGAGCTCAGCTTATGGGTGTGTGGCAAAGGCTGTGTCCGTGTGCGCTTATTAAAGGCTTAAAGCCCGGCCACAGCGTGCGCCCGCCGGCATTCATCTCGGCCAGTGCGGTGAGGTCCCAAGTAGAAATCGCAGCTCGGCTAGCCGTCCGATTGTCGTCGACTACCGAACGGGTTACGTTTTGCGTGGCGGACCTCGGTTGGGTGCACACGCGCGCCGTTCCAGCTATGGGTAACAGCGAACCTCTAGCTACCTTACCAGCTCGAGTGCTCCGAACAACGGAATTAGTTGGCCGTCGCCAGTACAGAGACAGTATCCACCGCGCATCACACGTAATACACACAAGGCTACTGCCTAGCTAGTGTAGTAGGAGTACAAAACAATCTCTATGGACGTAATGGCTAGCCTACAAAACTTACGATCCGATGCACCAGATCCGAAGTGCAAGGGCAACTCCAACGGGATCACCAGATGAACGGCATCGAATATGCACGGACACATCAGGGCGTGCCCGTCACCTAAATTGCCCTCAGTTGaaatggatgaaacacaaatacgGACATAAGTGCCAGTTGGATGGCCGGTGCAAACCTGACAccaagctccccccccccccccctcgatccGGTCTCCTAGTGCGGTGGCGGCGGTTGGT
This window of the Triticum aestivum cultivar Chinese Spring chromosome 5D, IWGSC CS RefSeq v2.1, whole genome shotgun sequence genome carries:
- the LOC123119846 gene encoding peroxidase 24, giving the protein MARPAPSPLLLLAVLVGALAGGGEAALLKAHFYRPSCPAAEAVVRDIVLARVAADPAALPARLLRLFFHDCFVRGCDASLLIDSTAGNTAEKDAGPNGSLGGFDVIDTAKAVLEAVCPGVVSCADIVALAARDAISFQFGRDLWDVQLGRRDGVVSSASEALSNIPSPSDNFTTLEAKFASKGLDVKDLVILSGAHTIGVGHCNLFGSRLFSSTTAGVAPATDPTLNAAYATQLRAACGSPSNNVTAVPMDPGSPARFDSHYYVNLKLGRGLFRSDAALLADRRAADMIHALTKEGYFLQEFKNAVRKMGRVGVLTGGQGEIRRNCRAVNS